The proteins below are encoded in one region of Neodiprion virginianus isolate iyNeoVirg1 chromosome 7, iyNeoVirg1.1, whole genome shotgun sequence:
- the LOC124308390 gene encoding proto-oncogene tyrosine-protein kinase ROS isoform X6 produces MVGLRIWVLIRLWALIPGVVGLLPEDFDVGSPTSFEQDCIAWCRDLDVNQSRTDEVNSEVGCGANCRLDKCTIGCAAWELALETNCQAVCNVTQELLPPKQLYCVLGCQDAVNRYFQQLKEEIGTPPAPALVADSLTATSLRLEWKGIDLAKRGAKLSYVVQWMYEELAESWQYCRNESWEKDNQILVKNLQPYTKYRFRVAVILKSTQHSRESIASAPSVPILTKPEGFPLSPPVIVRAAAVDCCRVSVSWEPGPFPNGPLLSYVLRLQGGNYSTLKDISAVENVTDHYMFQNLTPHQNYSVSITMRNSEGEGPPAVIYISTTPEPAVTDMQLPILILGGEHQVKKQVADLLENPVLIYETANKICGVAIHVASGQVFVSDSGGYVYRTSVDERTDPVVVLSPDQVNFKPLSLSVDWLNLHLYVLGEVKHATTVWQIARCNLDGRGLTVAVAAFLSKPSHIEVDPYNGYLFWVSKDGLSRLDLADISNGVKHETQPDLILEDSHLEAFMVDHRNFRLLIPHPMQNTVLSVTLDGREVSNLRANTQQPQFQNVVSLAMANGLFYWANGRDILTEDYHPGQNRYFHNSYPYKSCYSVNVLMDASQPAPVPVNPPTGVQAVLGAEMAKVSWRAPYLLGGQGKGAWQNWSYELEIKDEITGKAVHQKGIRLLSHTVHRLRERTKYSIKAAAYTSAGRGPWSTEFRGRTLRDPKGEPYASILWSATEGLLKSDVTGENVETLIHRASWKDSEMQYHIVDVAWYKDLLYLVGNNSVLYCYNTTSHENNRMHINSVGSVAVDWISKKLYWANPNQQIITRANLDGTHQEPMSILAIVKELMIDSLEAYLYWSTGYAVEVSRLNGQDRRFYYSDEIFIGKQVMGLTLDTENKFVYWIVRSYESGSILYKAPTSERIPLNDKIIPEQKYLEFQVSALQYPNIQGPLCYFSEHLLWLQDDRNAVIGDLSGQNTAIINGITLSGLQMVAIMDHALHKYPKNLSANSIVVLPSAVSIDSIRVEGKWNNFNVSWNPVKNVNYGTVFYEVKFADYINTNTNSEITKETTIPYHNSEIFSPYAILEVTIKAFTYWGMSHNTRKILRSPQAKPSQPTNARGFVEFDKKPLSDETNISAVFRWDPPDHPNGLIQVYAIDCWYMLEGMNIDICNCLNVNSTMLEYRLYQLLPNTTYYFRVQAYTEVGGGWFTDIVNISTDYENPVPKILVATPEAVRISDLDRQINDTITRHVAIEVAYSAVENKVYGINEMQEMMLADIDSPNVTKILKLNNTASSLCVNWVTRTLFWTEADYGESVSRNIMRLDLTAWEAGYTIAEKIITTRNATLNLDISPLTGTLYWIELVQADRGVTMQSNLNGENVQYFFNQIDDCSCHYAPIVRPVMAVDNTDASTPVIYWVSMEGHLNIADMDGCTCNVVLGPGFNRGLPPTSLTVDKINLYWSNADKDSVYYVEKANPDDTRIKRLYLQSPRSLKAIGKSLQPYPVAECLVPRQVSDNVEVLKKFSNSIKIKLPEPVPHFACEKYNLPATLYTIYITECSAVDSTKCSNNREKMKLKTFKKEIEVENLKPFSRYMFQLSLSNYYSGLESSSPEPHQGVVIITEAGVPTRPENVEVQALTPTLAAVSWLPPKILNGAAVRYEIHWRPVQLVNGMRHNGEQSIKHTEQSSDGKLSATLQSLLPGQDYLICVRAYSTSSAIYNESLPQFLKMYPEPNNLTLTGTSVNSMNISWVPNKNLTIDYSLQYSIVGSDKWQTVVNPILRNDKVEFHIRKLQPKTFYRFKLTLRYPIYKLNVTWPSDARFTFQTSGDVPSAPGTPTITKVRGPVYQVNWEPAHARGSSITLYRLEGTILEDSDTMDKRRNETSEWRLYYNGTDTYWIIPDEMVQKYQFRVQAKNAYGLGTWSKASAVVDLSEAGSGIFVPPQHLGLILGLSVPLILGVMLLCFGFFLCPVYRQRKEDKKAVIPPAAPDVELATLREIPRGNFMQSNTLYATATQDDPDDSSLPKIKREQITLAKFLGSGAFGEVFQGIAKDLDGPGITGVAIKTLRKGASAQEKTEFLREARLMSPFRHKHVLRLLGVCLDTDPPLLVLELMKAGDLLTYLRASRCLQPSDPCALRLQDLLAMCEDVARGCQYLEELHFVHRDLACRNCLVSARDRENRVVKIGDFGLARDIYKNDYYRKEGEGLLPVRWMAPESLVDGVFTSQSDVWAFGVLMWEITSLGQQPYPARTNLEVLYHVRAGGRLPKPLNCPTPLHQLMLRCWSTADARPSFKACLDHIITLRSRTEDAAISPAHAGHYLSKQGNSWKSTSSEGSRDMQPFLPDSCNTTALLASGEIPKYLELIADNDVPDVRDTPTGGYEVPRPVQCLDKNEVQKESKIPELSDSQNESSNLDSEQLEDVVNQKRESANNFDLTEPKRASISSTGEKFCILDSSRLANHVSKCIAVTNSPSSIDDSRKSEKISTEIRGSLTSLSGRSSSSHGSSTSLTPSRPSSSLLNSQNTLPLKKNGATKQNILSSDTNSGRNTISKLSRTHSILQNGKANIPLAINSALLNSLRQTPDAGEDGNEIATYTNINSDAVRVNG; encoded by the exons AGGAAATAGGCACTCCACCTGCTCCGGCACTAGTCGCCGACAGTCTAACAGCCACCTCCCTGAGGCTGGAATGGAAGGGCATCGACTTGGCGAAACGAGGTGCCAAATTATCCTACGTGGTACAATGGATGTACGAGGAGCTCGCGGAATCTTGGCAATACTGCAGAAACGAATCGTGGGAAAAGGACAACCAGattttagtaaaaaatttacagccTTACACAAAGTACAGG tttcgcGTAGCCGTGATCCTGAAATCGACTCAGCACTCTAGGGAATCAATTGCTTCAGCTCCTAGTGTTCCAATCTTGACTAAACCCGAGGGTTTTCCATTGTCACCACCGGTAATTGTTAGGGCGGCAGCGGTAGATTGCTGCCGCGTGTCCGTGTCTTGGGAACCGGGACCGTTTCCAAACGGCCCACTTTTGTCCTATGTCCTGCGGCTGCAAGGGGGCAATTATTCCACGCTTAAG GATATTTCAGCTGTTGAAAATGTGACAGACCATTACATGTTTCAAAATCTGACGCCCCACCAAAACTATTCTGTGAGCATAACGATGAGGAATAGCGAAGGGGAGGGACCTCCTGCCGTAATATACATTTCAACAACGCCCGAGCCAgctg TTACAGACATGCAACTACCGATACTGATTCTTGGGGGAGAGCACCAGGTGAAGAAGCAGGTCGCCGACTTGTTAGAAAATCCAGTCTTGATCTATGAAACGGCCAACAAAATTTGCGGTGTCGCGATACACGTTGCCTCTGGACAAGTATTCGTATCGGATTCAGGTGGCTACGTTTATCGAACATCGGTTGATGAAAGAACCGATCCTGTTGTCGTGCTGAGCCCGGACCAAGTGAACTTCAAGCCACTGAGTTTATCCGTTGATTGGCTGAACTTGCATCTGTACGTCTTGGGAGAAGTCAAACACGCAACGACCGTCTGGCAAATAGCTCGTTGCAACCTGGATGGACGGGGACTGACCGTTGCGGTCGCAGCTTTTTTGTCCAAGCCTTCGCACATCGAAGTTGATCCGTACAACGGGTACCTGTTTTGGGTCAGCAAAGATGGATTATCTCGTTTGGATTTAGCCGATATTAGCAACGGTGTGAAGCACGAG ACACAGCCAGACCTTATACTCGAAGATTCGCATCTGGAGGCATTTATGGTCGATCACAGAAATTTTCGTCTGCTGATACCACATCCTATGCAAAACACGGTGTTATCGGTTACTTTGGATGGTAGAGAAGTCTCGAATCTCCGAGCGAACACTCAGCAGCCGCAATTTCAGAACGTCGTTTCACTGGCTATGGCCAACGGTTTGTTTTATTGGGCAAACGGAAGGGATATACTAACGGAAGACTATCATCCAGGCCAGAACAGATACTTTCATAACTCGTATCCCTACAA GTCTTGCTACAGCGTAAATGTGCTGATGGACGCCAGTCAACCAGCTCCAGTTCCTGTCAATCCACCGACCGGTGTTCAGGCTGTTCTTGGAGCCGAAATGGCAAAGGTTTCTTGGAGAGCGCCGTATCTGCTCGGAGGACAGGGTAAAGGAGCTTGGCAAAACTGGTCCTACGAATTAGAAATCAAAGACGAAATAACCGGGAAAGCTGTTCATCAAAAAGGAATCCGTTTATTGTCTCACACTGTTCATCGATTGAGAGAGAGAACTAAGTATTCGATAAAGGCTGCGGCATATACGAGCGCCGGACGAGGTCCCTGGTCTACAGAATTTCGAGGACGAACATTGAG AGATCCAAAAGGCGAGCCCTACGCTTCTATATTGTGGTCCGCGACTGAAGGATTATTGAAGAGTGACGTGACCGGAGAAAACGTGGAGACTTTGATACACAGGGCAAGCTGGAAGGACTCTGAAATGCAGTATCACATTGTCGACGTTGCGTGGTACAAAGACCTGCTCTACTTGGTCGGTAATAACTCGGTTTTGTACTGCTATAACACGACTAGCCATGAGAATAACAGAATGCACATAAATTCCGTTGGAAGCGTCGCTGTCGATTGGATATCGAAAAAACTCTACTGGGCAAATCCAAATCAGCAAATA ATAACCAGAGCAAACTTGGATGGAACTCATCAAGAACCAATGTCAATACTGGCAATTGTCAAGGAATTGATGATAGACTCGTTGGAAGCCTATTTGTATTGGTCGACTGGATATGCGGTCGAAGTATCGAGACTTAATGGCCAAGACAGAAGATTCTATTATTccgatgaaatatttatcggtAAGCAAGTAATGGGTTTGACGTTGGATACGGAGAACAAGTTTGTGTATTGGATTGTCAGGAGTTACGAAAGCGGATCGATACTCTACAAAGCACCAACGTCCGAAAGAATACCtttgaatgataaaattattccagagcag AAATATTTGGAATTTCAGGTTTCGGCGTTACAATATCCTAACATACAAGGGCCACTTTGTTACTTTTCGGAGCACTTGCTGTGGCTCCAAGATGATAGAAATGCAGTTATCGGAGATTTGTCTGGTCAAAACACAGCCATTATCAACGGAATAACCTTGTCCGGTCTTCAGATGGTTGCCATAATGGATCACGCTCTTCACAAGTATCCGAAGAATTTATCTGCGAATAGCATTGTTGTATTACCGTCTGCGGTAAGCATAGACAGCATAAGAGTGGAAGGCAAATGGAACAATTTCAACGTCTCGTGGAACCCtgtgaaaaatgtaaactACGGAACGGTCTTTTACGAGGTGAAATTCGCGGATTATATAAACACGAATACGAATTCAGAAATCACTAAGGAAACAACGATACCTTACCACAAttccgaaatattttcaccatacGCCATATTGGAAGTAACCATAAAAGCGTTCACTTATTGGGGAATGTCACATAACACACGAAAAATTCTGAGATCTCCTCAAGCGAAACCTAGTCAACCAACGAACGCAAGAGGATTCGTTGAATTTGATAAGAAACCACTTAGCGACGAGACTAATATTTCCGCGGTGTTCAG ATGGGATCCACCCGATCATCCCAACGGCTTGATCCAAGTTTACGCAATAGACTGTTGGTACATGCTGGAAGGTATGAATATAGACATTTGCAACTGTCTCAATGTAAATTCGACAATGTTGGAATACCGATTGTATCAGTTGCTGCCGAACACAACTTACTACTTCCGAGTGCAGGCATACACAGAAGTCGGTGGCGGATGGTTCACCGACATCGTCAATATATCAACTGATTACGAAAATCCTGTACCGAAAATATTGGTGGCTACACCAGAGGCTGTGAGAATTTCAGATTTGGACAGACAAATCAACGACACGATAACCAGACATGTCGCTATTGAAGTGGCCTACTCTGCGGTGGAGAATAAAGTATATGGAATAAACGAAATGCAGGAGATGATGCTCGCGGATATCGATAGTCCGAACGTAACAAAAATTCTTAAATTGAACAATACCGCGTCAAGTTTATGCGTCAATTGGGTTACCAGGACCTTATTTTGGACGGAAGCAGATTACGGAGAATCTGTTAGTAGAAATATTATGCGACTGGATTTAACAGCGTGGGAAGCAGGCTATACAATCGCCGAGAAAATAATAACCACTAGGAACGCAACGTTAAATTTGGATATATCACCTCTGACAGG AACATTGTATTGGATCGAGTTAGTTCAAGCCGATCGCGGAGTGACGATGCAATCAAATTTGAACGGAGAAAATGTTCAGTATTTCTTCAACCAAATTGACGACTGCTCGTGTCATTATGCGCCGATTGTGAGACCGGTCATGGCGGTCGACAATACGGACGCCTCTACACCTGTAATTTATTGGGTCTCAATGGAAGGCCACTTGAACATCGCAGACATGGATGGATGTACTTGCAATGTGGTGCTCGGTCCAG GTTTTAACAGAGGTTTACCACCGACGTCATTGACAGTGGACAAGATAAATCTTTACTGGTCAAACGCGGATAAGGACAGTGTTTACTACGTAGAAAAAGCCAATCCGGATGACACCAGAATCAAAAGACTTTACTTGCAAAGCCCGCGTAGTCTTAAAGCCATTGGAAAATCTTTGCAGCCTTATCCAGTTGCCGAATGCTTGGTTCCGAGACAAGTATCTGATAATGTTGAAGTtctgaagaaattttcaaactccaTCAAGATCAAGTTACCTGAACCTGTGCCCCACTTCGCATGTGAGAAATATAATCTTCCGGCAACACTGTATACCATTTACATTACCGAATGCTCCGCGGTAGATTCTACTAAGTGTAGCAAcaacagagaaaaaatgaaactgaagACTTTCAAGAAGGAAATCGAAGTTGAAAATCTTAAACCGTTTAGTAGATACATGTTTCAGCTGAGTTTGAGCAACTACTACAGTGGCTTGGAGTCTTCCAGTCCTGAACCACACCAGGgagtagtaataataacggAGGCAGGAGTTCCAACGAGGCCAGAAAATGTCGAAGTTCAAGCACTAACGCCTACTTTAGCGGCGGTTAGTTGGCTGCCACCAAAAATATTGAACGGAGCAGCTGTTCGCTATGAAATTCATTGGAGACCAGTGCAGCTTGTTAACGGAATGAGACACAACGGCGAACAGTCGATTAAACACACCGAGCAATCTTCGGATGGAAAACTATCTGCGACGCTGCAGTCATTATTGCCGGGACAAGATTACCTGATATGTGTTCGCGCTTACTCGACTTCCAGTGCTATTTACAACGAAAGCCTTCCTCAATTCCTGAAAATGTATCCAGAACCAAACAACTTGACGCTGACTGGTACCAGTGTCAACTCGATGAACATATCATGGGTGCCGAATAAAAATCTGACTATTGACTACAGTCTGCAATACTCGATAGTGGGATCGGACAAATGGCAGACAGTTGTCAATCCGATACTTCGAAATGATAAGGTGGAATTCCACATTCGTAAACTGCAACCGAAAACTTTCTACAGATTTAAATTGACGCTAAGGTATCCAATTTATAAGCTTAACGTCACCTGGCCGTCAGACGCGAGATTTACTTTCCAAACATCAG GCGATGTTCCAAGCGCTCCTGGAACTCCCACAATAACGAAGGTGCGTGGTCCGGTCTATCAAGTTAATTGGGAGCCTGCACACGCTCGTGGATCTTCGATCACGTTGTATCGTCTTGAAGGAACCATCTTAGAAGATTCCGATACTATGGATAAACGTCGCAACGAAACTAGCGAATGGCGCCTCTACTATAACGGGACAGACACTTACTGGATAATCCCAGACGAAATGGTGCAAAAGTACCAATTTCGAGTTCAAGCAAAGAACGCGTATGGCCTTGGAACTTGGAGTAAAGCCAGCGCAGTGGTTGACTTAAGTGAGGCTGGGAGTGGAATATTTGTCCCACCGCAACACCTGGGATTGATACTAGGACTCAGTGTTCCTCTGATCCTCGGAGTGATGCTATTATGTTTTGGCTTTTTCCTTTGTC CAGTCTACCGGCAACGTAAAGAGGATAAAAAGGCAGTAATTCCACCAGCTGCGCCGGACGTTGAATTAGCAACGTTACGTGAAATTCCGCGCGGAAATTTTATGCAGTCAAACACGTTGTACGCAACTGCGACGCAAGACGACCCGGACGACTCTTCGCTGCCAAAGATAAAAAGGGAGCAAATAACGCTGGCCAAATTCCTGGGTAGCGGTGCATTCGGAGAG GTTTTTCAAGGCATTGCGAAGGACCTGGACGGTCCTGGAATAACTGGAGTGGCTATAAAGACTCTTAGAAAAGGGGCGTCTGCGCAAGAGAAGACTGAATTTTTACGCGAGGCTCGACTTATGAGTCCCTTCAGGCACAAGCACGTTCTTCGACTGCTTGGAGTTTGCCTAGACACAGATCCGCCGCTGCTGGTGTTGGAGCTAATGAAGGCTGGGGATCTGTTGACGTATTTGAGAGCCAGCCGCTGTCTACAGCCATCGGATCCCTGTGCTCTTAGACTTCAAGATCTTCTTGCTATGTGCGAAGATGTGGCGAGAGGCTGCCAATACCTGGAGGAACTTCATTTTGTTCACAGAGACCTAGCTTGCAGGAACTGCCTGGTATCCGCCAGGGACAGAGAGAACCGTGTGGTAAAAATTGGAGACTTCGGACTCGCAAGAGACATCTATAAAAACGATTACTACCGCAAG GAGGGCGAAGGCCTACTGCCGGTACGATGGATGGCACCGGAGTCTCTGGTGGATGGGGTATTTACCTCTCAAAGTGACGTGTGGGCGTTCGGTGTTTTGATGTGGGAAATCACTTCCCTGGGCCAGCAGCCGTACCCGGCAAGAACAAATCTGGAAGTGCTATACCACGTTAGAGCTGGCGGAAGACTGCCAAAGCCGCTAAATTGTCCAACGCCGTTACATCAGTTGATGCTGCGCTGCTGGAGCACGGCGGATGCTAGACCCAGTTTTAAGGCTTGTTTGGATCATATAATAACGCTCAGAAGCAGAACAGAAGATGCCGCGATCAGCCCTGCACATGCTGGCCATTACTTATCTAAACAAG gCAACTCCTGGAAATCTACAAGCTCCGAAGGCAGTAGAGACATGCAGCCATTTTTACCCGATTCTTGCAACACGACGGCACTATTAGCGTCCGGCGAAATTCCGAAATATTTAGAATTAATAGCAGATAACGACGTACCTGATGTTAGAGATACTCCGACTGGTGGCTATGAAGTACCGAGACCCGTACAGTGCCTGGATAAAAATGAAGTTCAAAAGGAAAGCAAAATACCAGAACTATCAGATTCGCAAAATGAAAGCTCAAACTTGGATAGTGAACAATTGGAAGATGTTGTAAATCAAAAAAGAGAATCGGCGAATAACTTTGACTTGACGGAACCAAAAAGAGCCTCCATTTCCAGCACAGGAgaaaaattctgcattttgGATAGCTCAAGGTTGGCTAATCATGTTTCCAAATGTATAGCCGTGACGAACTCTCCGAGTTCCATTGACGACAGTCGCAAGAGCGAAAAAATCTCAACAGAAATCAGAGGATCGCTGACTAGTTTGAGCGGTAGAAGCAGCAGCTCCCACGGCTCGTCGACAAGCTTGACTCCTTCTAGGCCAAGCTCGTCGTTATTGAATTCTCAGAATACTTTGCCATTGAAGAAGAATGGGGCAACTAAGCAAAACATTCTATCCAGCGATACGAATAGTGGAAGAaatacaatttcgaaattaaGCAGGACACATTCAATTCTGCAAAACGGGAAAGCGAATATACCTTTAGCAATAAATAGTGCCTTACTGAATTCTCTCAGGCAAACACCAGACGCAGGTGAAGATGGAAATGAGATCGCTACCTATACAAATATAAACTCTGACGCGGTCAGAGTAAATGGGTAA